Proteins from a single region of Haloterrigena alkaliphila:
- a CDS encoding CPBP family intramembrane glutamic endopeptidase gives METSQRRREDGPLRSVLVAAGLTILGLLVANFTTLPAFLLDPALLESPADASRAARSVLLILNFVGFALAGAIYLAATDHGWAYVDLRMPSKRGWKYVGIGIVAILAFYFLVSIVVSTLSLPSSENQVMSYIDDDPTMVLIMIAIVFFFNAPAEEFLFRNIVQKRLYAAFSRLQAVVIASVIFGLVHFPSYALLSDSMLATAVPLATVTGGALVFGYLYAKTDNLLVPIVSHATFNAFQFGLLYLALEYDLFEEAQPTADAVVDALAAVPL, from the coding sequence ATGGAGACTTCCCAACGGCGCCGCGAGGACGGTCCGCTCCGCTCGGTGCTCGTCGCCGCCGGACTGACGATACTCGGCCTCCTCGTCGCCAACTTCACGACGCTGCCGGCGTTTCTCCTCGATCCCGCGTTGCTCGAGTCGCCGGCGGACGCGTCGCGGGCCGCTCGTTCGGTGTTGTTGATCCTGAACTTCGTCGGCTTCGCGCTGGCGGGGGCCATCTACCTCGCCGCGACCGATCACGGCTGGGCGTACGTCGACCTCCGGATGCCGTCGAAGCGGGGCTGGAAGTACGTCGGCATCGGCATCGTCGCCATCCTCGCGTTCTACTTCCTCGTGAGCATCGTCGTCTCCACGCTCTCCTTGCCCTCCTCGGAGAACCAGGTCATGTCCTACATCGACGACGATCCGACGATGGTCCTGATCATGATCGCCATCGTCTTCTTCTTCAACGCGCCGGCGGAGGAGTTCCTCTTCCGGAACATCGTCCAGAAGCGCCTCTACGCGGCGTTCAGCCGGCTGCAGGCGGTCGTCATCGCCAGCGTGATCTTCGGACTCGTTCACTTCCCGTCGTACGCGCTCCTCTCCGACTCGATGCTCGCGACCGCGGTGCCGCTCGCGACCGTCACCGGCGGCGCGCTCGTCTTCGGCTACCTCTACGCGAAAACGGATAACCTGCTGGTACCGATCGTCTCCCACGCCACCTTCAACGCCTTCCAGTTCGGCCTGCTCTACCTCGCCCTCGAGTACGACCTCTTCGAAGAGGCTCAGCCGACCGCCGACGCGGTCGTCGACGCGCTGGCGGCGGTTCCGCTGTAG
- a CDS encoding PAS domain-containing protein yields the protein MNLVRQLEFVRVRPSVEDPRADVRELFGLLERVRERDPELPIVLLVDDPSPALDETIDSYPLVDWLRRADSIAAERLRHRIRSLVERRRLAALTQRSLTGVELTQDAIAIVTPDGIIEFANRAFAMQFGYDHEALVGQPWRTLFTDESVEHLEATAIPTVADGWRWTGSCTGRRRSGRTIPVTVRLGGPEDGSLVFVVAASTADEDDETA from the coding sequence GTGAACCTCGTCCGTCAACTCGAGTTCGTACGGGTCCGTCCGAGCGTCGAGGACCCACGCGCCGACGTTCGCGAGCTGTTCGGCCTGCTCGAGCGCGTCCGGGAGCGCGATCCCGAACTGCCGATCGTCCTCCTCGTGGACGACCCGTCACCGGCGCTCGACGAGACGATCGACTCGTACCCGCTGGTCGACTGGCTGCGCCGAGCGGATTCGATCGCCGCCGAGCGACTGCGCCATCGGATCCGGTCACTCGTCGAGCGACGGCGCCTCGCCGCGCTGACACAGCGCTCGCTGACCGGCGTCGAACTCACCCAGGACGCGATCGCGATCGTCACGCCCGACGGCATCATCGAGTTCGCGAACCGGGCGTTCGCGATGCAGTTCGGCTACGACCACGAGGCGCTCGTCGGCCAGCCCTGGCGGACGCTGTTCACCGACGAAAGCGTCGAACACCTCGAGGCGACCGCGATTCCGACGGTCGCGGACGGCTGGCGCTGGACGGGGTCCTGTACTGGGCGCCGACGATCCGGTCGGACGATCCCCGTTACGGTTCGCCTCGGTGGTCCCGAGGACGGCAGTCTGGTGTTCGTGGTAGCAGCATCGACTGCCGACGAAGACGACGAAACGGCCTGA
- a CDS encoding DUF7472 family protein: MVERDQLIEIGVAVATVIVMLGTMISIGSTYGGDSGTLSADGGQLLVMAITGFIFLMLVVGITLAYVLNDPEDGLESDETDADAGSAI, encoded by the coding sequence ATGGTCGAACGAGACCAACTCATCGAAATCGGCGTCGCCGTCGCCACCGTCATCGTGATGCTCGGGACCATGATCAGTATCGGGTCCACGTACGGCGGCGACAGCGGGACGCTCTCGGCCGACGGCGGCCAACTGCTCGTCATGGCTATCACCGGCTTCATCTTCCTCATGCTCGTCGTCGGCATCACCCTCGCGTACGTCCTGAACGACCCCGAGGACGGCCTCGAGTCGGACGAGACGGACGCCGACGCCGGGAGCGCGATCTGA
- the priL gene encoding DNA primase regulatory subunit PriL codes for MQRLHARYPFLEAAREAVATEAVDLATVVEQDPAVVDRARERVLASLEGRSTGDPRRDSRVELLSYPVARVLVSMVEERVLVRKYARAEAATAFERFAADLEDTTELKSVESTGLGLEDLLAEFDLHEATRETPDGYRVDVGTYLPLAEALRDDEWRLVNRALADGEVPVTETELHTLLREAIRSRIEDGLPFDVPEAIATALEEEAAEIRDVLADLDLTREIDTVVPDLFPPCMKALLDDIQKGEHLPHHSRFAITAFLTSIGMTTDEIVELYRVNSSFGEEMTRYQTDHIRGDSSPTEYSPPSCATMQSYGDCVNKDDLCERIPHPMAYYEERIDDADDDDLEDWREANGEEEAASGD; via the coding sequence ATGCAGCGACTCCACGCCCGGTACCCGTTCCTCGAGGCCGCCCGCGAGGCCGTGGCGACGGAGGCCGTGGACCTAGCCACCGTGGTCGAGCAGGATCCGGCCGTCGTCGACCGCGCCCGCGAGCGCGTGCTGGCCTCCCTCGAGGGGCGGTCGACCGGCGACCCGCGCCGCGATTCCCGCGTCGAGTTGCTCTCCTACCCCGTCGCGCGCGTCCTCGTCTCGATGGTCGAGGAGCGCGTGCTCGTCCGCAAGTACGCCCGCGCCGAGGCCGCGACGGCCTTCGAGCGCTTCGCCGCCGACCTCGAGGACACGACCGAACTCAAGAGCGTCGAGTCGACGGGACTGGGCCTCGAGGATCTGCTCGCGGAGTTCGACCTCCACGAGGCGACCCGGGAGACCCCCGACGGCTACCGGGTCGACGTCGGCACCTACCTGCCGCTGGCGGAAGCCCTCCGGGACGACGAGTGGCGCCTCGTCAACCGCGCGCTGGCCGACGGCGAGGTGCCGGTTACGGAGACCGAACTACACACCTTGCTCCGCGAGGCCATCCGGAGCCGCATCGAGGACGGCCTGCCGTTCGACGTCCCCGAGGCCATCGCGACGGCCCTCGAGGAGGAGGCCGCCGAGATCCGCGACGTGCTGGCGGACCTCGACCTGACCCGCGAGATCGACACCGTCGTGCCGGACCTGTTCCCGCCCTGCATGAAGGCCCTGCTGGACGACATCCAGAAGGGCGAACACCTCCCCCACCACTCCCGGTTCGCCATCACCGCCTTCCTGACGAGCATCGGGATGACCACCGACGAGATCGTCGAACTCTACCGCGTCAACTCCTCGTTCGGCGAGGAGATGACCCGCTACCAGACCGACCACATCCGCGGCGATAGCTCCCCGACGGAGTACTCGCCGCCCTCCTGTGCCACGATGCAGTCCTACGGCGACTGCGTGAACAAGGACGACCTCTGCGAGCGCATTCCCCATCCCATGGCCTACTACGAGGAGCGGATCGACGACGCCGACGACGACGACCTCGAGGACTGGCGGGAGGCCAACGGCGAGGAAGAGGCGGCCAGCGGCGACTAG
- a CDS encoding bacterio-opsin activator domain-containing protein → MTDEVHRIHRIPLDAEIDLETAIDFYHPEDRPKIERALERAVEAGEAYDLELRIVLDDDGDGSHRWVRTIGDPVEADGDVVKIHGSFQDITDRKRRERELERYETIIQAIGDPVYTLDASGDFRFINDAIEPLTGYDPETMIGEPVSEFMRPSDLERAQELVRELRREDKPYETFEMALETADGDAIEAENHVALLPTEDGEFAGTAGVVRDISERKERERDLERTRDLLERTQRMARVGGWELQMEDDPSTAIWTDELYRLHDLPRDIEPDLETTLACYHPDDRPFVREQVETAVIEEVPYDYEARLRSDSGDVRWVHAMGEPIHDDGELETFRGSVQDITDRKRRELALESLHETARGLLDAETEATVAELVVETAAELLETEDVSVAVYLLDSGTNRFEPVAFTPAFAPRSDDPPSVAIGDSDSVLWTTYVTGTQTVVDDAAIGDGSALFGGDAPGGLLVPIGDHGVFVLVAPPATIDEEARQLFETLVATTETAFDRLESEATLRERDAELEARNRRLRRQIQITDIIRGIDRSLIGADGRAEIERTVPDQLVEADTVDFAWIGDLDAGGTQLEPRAWAGSDPEYLDALPFDLEADSSEPAVLTARSETPTLAANVVEGLQQESWRTTALDAGFQSALAVPLSFEEYSYGVLAVYSDEPDAFSDLEETVFAELGEGIANAINAAETQEALHAETLVELTLGLEGDDLLSRIASATGGTVTYEGLGTHSGSEPVLFFETSGVSADDVRDALEDLVSVTDARLIADSDDGCLFEATVTGETIASRLVRHGGSPRAITADGDRTEITVDVPTTTDVREFVEMLGDRYEGVELQSRRHVQRAMHTRQELVTSLFDDLTDRQLEVLRTAYLAGFFEWPRESTGEEIAEMLDVTQPTVNRHLRIGQQRLLSQLFATERLAPIEPS, encoded by the coding sequence TTGACGGACGAGGTTCACCGGATTCACAGAATCCCGCTCGATGCCGAAATCGATCTCGAGACGGCGATCGACTTCTACCATCCCGAGGATCGACCGAAGATCGAACGGGCGCTCGAGCGCGCCGTCGAGGCGGGCGAGGCGTACGATCTCGAACTGCGGATCGTGCTCGACGACGACGGCGACGGCAGCCACCGATGGGTTCGAACCATCGGCGACCCCGTCGAGGCGGACGGTGACGTCGTCAAGATACACGGCTCCTTCCAGGATATCACGGATCGAAAGCGACGGGAACGAGAACTCGAGCGTTACGAGACGATCATCCAGGCGATCGGCGATCCGGTGTACACGCTCGATGCGTCGGGCGACTTTCGCTTTATTAACGATGCGATCGAACCGCTCACGGGCTACGACCCCGAGACGATGATCGGAGAGCCCGTCTCGGAATTCATGCGGCCGTCGGATCTCGAGCGAGCACAGGAACTGGTGCGGGAACTCCGCCGCGAAGACAAGCCCTACGAAACCTTCGAGATGGCGCTAGAGACTGCCGACGGCGACGCGATCGAGGCGGAAAACCACGTCGCGCTGTTGCCGACCGAGGACGGCGAGTTCGCCGGCACCGCGGGCGTCGTCCGTGATATCTCCGAGCGAAAGGAGCGCGAGCGTGATCTGGAACGGACGCGGGACCTCCTCGAGCGCACCCAGCGGATGGCACGGGTCGGCGGCTGGGAGCTGCAGATGGAGGACGACCCGTCGACGGCGATCTGGACGGACGAACTGTATCGACTCCACGATCTCCCGCGCGATATCGAGCCCGATCTGGAGACGACGCTCGCGTGCTATCATCCGGACGACCGCCCGTTCGTCCGTGAGCAAGTCGAGACGGCGGTCATCGAGGAAGTACCCTACGACTACGAGGCACGGCTCCGGTCGGATTCGGGGGACGTCAGATGGGTCCACGCGATGGGTGAACCGATCCACGACGACGGGGAACTCGAGACCTTCCGCGGCTCGGTTCAGGACATCACCGACCGAAAGCGACGGGAACTGGCCCTCGAGTCGCTCCACGAGACGGCCCGCGGCCTGCTCGATGCGGAGACCGAAGCGACGGTCGCCGAACTAGTCGTCGAGACGGCCGCCGAGTTACTCGAGACCGAGGACGTGTCCGTCGCCGTCTACCTGCTCGATTCCGGAACGAACCGGTTCGAGCCGGTGGCGTTCACGCCGGCGTTCGCCCCACGATCGGACGATCCGCCGTCGGTCGCGATCGGTGACTCCGATTCCGTCCTCTGGACGACCTACGTGACGGGCACCCAGACCGTCGTCGACGACGCCGCGATCGGTGACGGTTCGGCGCTGTTCGGCGGCGACGCGCCGGGCGGCCTGCTCGTCCCCATCGGCGATCACGGCGTGTTCGTCCTGGTCGCCCCGCCCGCGACGATCGACGAGGAGGCCCGGCAGCTGTTCGAGACGCTCGTCGCGACGACCGAAACCGCGTTCGACCGCCTCGAAAGCGAGGCGACCCTGCGGGAGCGCGACGCGGAACTGGAAGCCCGGAACCGGCGGCTGCGACGCCAGATTCAGATCACCGATATCATCCGCGGAATCGACCGCTCGCTCATCGGCGCCGACGGCCGCGCCGAGATCGAACGCACCGTCCCCGATCAGCTGGTCGAGGCCGACACCGTCGACTTCGCCTGGATCGGCGACCTCGACGCCGGCGGCACCCAACTCGAGCCCCGAGCCTGGGCCGGTAGCGATCCGGAGTATCTGGACGCACTGCCGTTCGATCTCGAGGCAGACTCGAGCGAGCCGGCGGTCCTGACCGCCCGGTCGGAGACGCCGACGCTCGCGGCAAACGTCGTCGAGGGGCTCCAACAGGAATCGTGGCGAACGACGGCCCTCGACGCCGGCTTCCAGTCGGCGCTGGCCGTCCCGCTCAGCTTCGAGGAGTACAGCTACGGCGTCCTGGCAGTGTACTCCGACGAACCCGACGCGTTCAGCGATCTCGAGGAGACGGTGTTCGCCGAACTCGGCGAGGGGATCGCGAACGCCATCAACGCGGCCGAGACCCAGGAGGCGCTCCACGCCGAAACGCTCGTCGAACTGACCCTCGGCCTTGAGGGTGACGACCTCCTCTCGCGGATCGCGTCGGCGACCGGCGGCACGGTCACCTACGAAGGCCTTGGCACGCACTCGGGATCGGAGCCGGTGCTGTTCTTCGAGACGAGCGGCGTCTCGGCGGACGATGTTCGCGACGCGCTCGAGGATCTTGTCTCCGTCACCGACGCTCGGCTCATCGCCGACTCGGACGACGGCTGCCTGTTCGAAGCGACCGTGACGGGGGAGACGATCGCCTCGCGGCTGGTCCGCCACGGCGGGAGTCCGCGGGCGATCACCGCCGACGGCGACCGCACGGAAATCACCGTCGACGTGCCGACGACGACGGACGTCCGCGAGTTCGTCGAGATGCTCGGCGATCGGTACGAGGGCGTCGAGCTCCAGTCGCGGCGACACGTCCAGCGGGCGATGCACACCCGTCAGGAACTCGTGACGTCGCTGTTCGACGACCTGACCGACCGCCAGCTCGAGGTGCTGCGGACGGCGTACCTCGCCGGCTTCTTCGAGTGGCCCCGCGAGAGCACCGGCGAGGAGATCGCCGAGATGCTCGACGTGACCCAGCCGACGGTCAACCGCCACCTCCGGATCGGCCAGCAGCGCCTGCTCTCGCAGCTGTTCGCCACCGAGCGGCTGGCGCCGATCGAGCCCTCGTAG
- a CDS encoding alpha/beta fold hydrolase → MPRAIRDGVSIYYERDESEDGGTPVVFVQGLGYGRWMWRWQREAVGDRYDVVAPDNRGTGQSDAGLPPLLPRLPRKLRAPLIFKLAGYSVGGLAADLEAVLEDAGIREAHVVGASMGGMIAQRYAIEYSRAKTLTLCCTSHGGPDAVPVPDETQEFIFDVPDGANERETIRHRMRPAFTERFTNRNPHLMDRIIEWRLEQDATDPAREAQAAAVLNFDVSDRLERIRVPTLVLHGTDDRVVPFENALLLEEAIPDARLERFEGGSHLFFIEDADGVNEELLAFLDANE, encoded by the coding sequence ATGCCACGGGCGATACGAGACGGCGTGTCGATCTACTACGAGCGCGACGAGAGCGAGGACGGCGGAACGCCGGTCGTCTTCGTGCAGGGACTGGGCTACGGCCGCTGGATGTGGCGCTGGCAGCGCGAGGCCGTCGGCGACCGCTACGACGTCGTCGCCCCCGACAACCGCGGGACGGGCCAATCCGACGCCGGGTTGCCGCCGCTGCTTCCGCGCCTGCCCCGGAAACTCCGCGCGCCGCTCATCTTCAAACTGGCCGGCTACTCCGTCGGCGGCCTCGCGGCGGACCTCGAGGCCGTCCTCGAGGACGCCGGGATCCGCGAGGCGCACGTCGTCGGCGCGAGCATGGGCGGAATGATCGCCCAGCGCTACGCGATCGAGTACTCCCGCGCGAAGACGCTGACGCTGTGCTGTACGAGCCACGGCGGTCCCGACGCCGTCCCGGTCCCCGACGAGACCCAGGAGTTCATCTTCGACGTTCCCGACGGCGCGAACGAGCGGGAGACGATCCGCCACCGGATGCGTCCGGCCTTCACCGAGCGCTTTACGAACCGCAACCCCCATCTGATGGACCGGATCATCGAGTGGCGCCTCGAGCAGGACGCCACCGACCCGGCACGGGAGGCTCAAGCCGCGGCCGTGCTGAACTTCGACGTGAGCGACCGCCTCGAACGGATTCGGGTTCCGACGCTGGTGCTCCACGGGACCGACGACCGCGTCGTCCCGTTCGAGAACGCCCTGCTGCTCGAGGAGGCGATTCCGGACGCCCGCCTCGAGCGGTTCGAGGGCGGCTCACACCTGTTCTTCATCGAGGACGCCGACGGGGTCAACGAGGAACTGCTGGCGTTTCTCGACGCCAACGAGTAG
- the hjc gene encoding Holliday junction resolvase Hjc: MSQAKGDRRERELVNELDGAGFAVMRAPASGSATERELPDVLAGDGERFYAIEAKSSSGDPIYLTGEEVEALIYFSQNFGAKPRIGVRFDREDWYFFHPGDLHVTDGGNYRVKKETAIAEGTDFAEFVGESAKVTLEEVGEADDGPDEEILRVLNAVEQGVMDVDEAAELLE, from the coding sequence ATGTCTCAGGCGAAGGGTGACCGCCGCGAGCGGGAACTCGTCAACGAACTCGACGGCGCCGGTTTCGCGGTGATGCGCGCCCCCGCGAGCGGGTCGGCAACCGAGCGCGAACTCCCCGACGTGCTCGCCGGCGACGGCGAGCGGTTCTACGCGATCGAGGCCAAGTCCAGTTCCGGCGACCCCATCTATCTCACCGGCGAGGAAGTTGAGGCGCTGATCTACTTCTCGCAGAACTTCGGCGCGAAACCCCGCATCGGCGTCCGGTTCGACCGCGAGGACTGGTACTTCTTCCACCCCGGCGACCTCCACGTCACCGACGGCGGCAACTACCGGGTCAAGAAGGAGACCGCCATCGCGGAGGGCACCGATTTCGCCGAGTTCGTCGGCGAGTCGGCGAAGGTCACCCTCGAGGAAGTCGGCGAGGCCGACGACGGGCCCGACGAGGAGATCCTGCGGGTGCTCAACGCCGTCGAACAGGGCGTGATGGACGTCGACGAGGCCGCCGAACTGCTCGAGTAG
- a CDS encoding HalOD1 output domain-containing protein, with amino-acid sequence MTTNDNWDEIIPVYKVDLEQTPDQSTSFMVIQSIAELTGQEPDELEPLWNHVDPEALNSVVARAEETATPCRLTFQYQGYTVEIVTNDELRIVPDEEPLSITE; translated from the coding sequence ATGACCACCAACGACAACTGGGATGAAATAATCCCTGTGTACAAAGTCGATCTGGAGCAAACCCCCGATCAATCGACGAGTTTCATGGTAATCCAAAGCATCGCAGAGTTGACCGGGCAGGAGCCGGACGAACTCGAACCGTTATGGAACCATGTGGATCCGGAAGCGCTGAATTCGGTCGTCGCTCGCGCCGAGGAGACCGCAACTCCGTGCCGGCTGACCTTCCAGTATCAGGGATACACGGTCGAGATCGTTACGAACGACGAACTTCGAATCGTCCCGGACGAAGAACCACTGTCGATAACCGAGTAG
- a CDS encoding amidohydrolase has translation MTTLAITGGQVLLPDITVTRADVLIDQDRGEILEIGDDLAADADETLDAADSLVTPGFVNGHSHVAMTLLRGFADDKPLDAWLQEDIWPVEAELTADSVRAGTELGVLEMIKSGTTAFADMYFFVPTIARAVADAGLRARLGHGVISVGKDEDAVREDAREGLAVAEDVDGMGDGRISSAFMPHSLTTVDEQYLEEFVPQARELGVPIHYHANETEDEVAPIVESEGVRPLAYAAEKGMLEDGDFIAHGVHLDESEIGLLAEAGTSVIHCPASNMKLASGMAPVQRLLEAGVTVGIGTDGAASNNDLSMLDEARDAAMIGKLAADDASAVPAEAVVEMMTRGSADAIGFDTGRLEAGAPADLAVIDLEQPHLTPRHDLVSHLAYAAAAADVRHTVCDGQLLMRDHEVLTLDEDAVRARASEEAAALIDRADV, from the coding sequence ATGACAACGCTGGCGATCACCGGCGGACAGGTACTGTTGCCCGACATCACGGTCACCCGTGCGGACGTCCTGATCGATCAGGACCGCGGCGAAATCCTCGAGATCGGCGACGACCTCGCGGCCGACGCCGACGAGACGCTCGACGCCGCGGACTCGCTGGTCACCCCGGGGTTCGTCAACGGCCACAGTCACGTCGCGATGACCCTGCTCCGGGGATTCGCGGACGACAAGCCGCTCGACGCCTGGCTGCAGGAGGACATCTGGCCGGTCGAAGCCGAACTGACCGCCGACTCCGTTCGAGCCGGGACCGAACTCGGCGTCCTCGAGATGATCAAGTCCGGAACCACCGCGTTCGCGGACATGTACTTCTTCGTGCCGACGATCGCCAGGGCGGTCGCGGACGCGGGCCTGCGGGCTCGACTCGGCCACGGCGTTATTTCGGTCGGCAAGGACGAGGACGCGGTCCGCGAGGACGCCCGCGAGGGCCTCGCGGTCGCCGAGGACGTCGACGGGATGGGCGACGGCCGCATCTCGTCGGCGTTCATGCCCCACTCGCTGACGACGGTCGACGAGCAGTACCTCGAGGAGTTCGTTCCGCAGGCTCGCGAACTGGGCGTGCCGATCCACTACCACGCCAACGAGACCGAAGACGAGGTGGCGCCGATCGTCGAATCCGAGGGTGTCCGCCCCCTCGCGTACGCCGCCGAGAAGGGGATGCTCGAGGACGGCGACTTCATCGCCCACGGCGTCCACCTCGACGAGAGCGAGATCGGCCTGCTCGCGGAGGCGGGCACCAGCGTGATCCACTGCCCCGCCTCGAACATGAAGCTGGCCAGCGGAATGGCGCCCGTCCAGCGCCTGCTCGAGGCCGGGGTCACCGTCGGGATCGGGACCGACGGCGCCGCCTCGAACAACGACCTCTCGATGCTCGACGAGGCCCGCGACGCGGCCATGATCGGCAAGCTCGCCGCGGACGACGCCAGCGCCGTCCCCGCGGAGGCGGTCGTCGAGATGATGACGCGGGGGAGCGCCGACGCCATCGGGTTCGATACGGGGCGACTCGAGGCGGGCGCCCCCGCCGATCTCGCGGTGATCGACCTCGAGCAGCCCCACCTCACCCCGCGCCACGACCTCGTGAGCCACCTGGCCTACGCCGCGGCGGCGGCGGACGTCCGCCACACCGTCTGTGACGGGCAGCTTCTCATGCGCGACCACGAGGTGCTGACGCTCGACGAGGACGCGGTTCGTGCGCGAGCGAGCGAGGAAGCCGCGGCGCTGATCGATCGCGCTGACGTCTGA
- a CDS encoding adenosylhomocysteinase has translation MTDTAYPPISEQLDDLESAREEGRRKMDWAAQHMPILESVREEFVADRPFEGERIGMAMHVEAKTAMLVETLAEGGAEVAVTGCNPLSTHDDVSAALDTHENITSYAKRGVDDEEYYAAIEAVIAHEPTVTVDDGMDLVAAIHEDYPELIDGIVGGAEETTTGVHRLRAMDADGALEYPVFAVNDTPMKRLFDNVHGTGESSLASIAMTTNLSWAGKNVVVAGYGYCGKGVAQKASGQNANVIVTEVEPRRALEAHMEGYDVMPMAEAAEVGDVFLTTTGNRDVIVEEHFEKMQDGVLLANAGHFDIEIDLEALDELAVDRHEARDGVEAYELADGRKLNVIAEGRLVNLAAPVSLGHPVEVMDQSFGVQAVCVREMLENADQYEAGVHDVPDELDKEIAEIKLEAEGVDFDSLTDTQREYMGSWDHGT, from the coding sequence ATGACCGACACTGCGTATCCGCCGATCAGCGAGCAACTCGACGACCTCGAGTCCGCACGCGAGGAGGGCCGTCGTAAGATGGACTGGGCCGCCCAGCACATGCCCATCCTCGAGTCCGTCCGGGAGGAGTTCGTGGCCGACCGGCCCTTCGAGGGCGAGCGCATCGGGATGGCGATGCACGTCGAGGCCAAGACGGCGATGCTCGTCGAGACGCTCGCGGAGGGTGGGGCCGAAGTCGCCGTCACCGGCTGTAACCCGCTCTCGACCCACGACGACGTGAGCGCCGCGCTGGACACCCACGAGAACATCACCAGCTACGCGAAACGCGGCGTCGACGACGAGGAGTACTACGCCGCTATCGAGGCCGTCATCGCCCACGAACCCACCGTCACGGTCGACGACGGGATGGATCTCGTCGCGGCGATCCACGAGGACTACCCCGAACTGATCGACGGCATCGTCGGCGGGGCCGAAGAGACGACGACGGGCGTCCACCGCCTGCGCGCGATGGACGCGGACGGCGCGCTCGAGTATCCCGTCTTCGCCGTCAACGACACGCCCATGAAGCGGCTGTTCGACAACGTCCACGGCACCGGCGAGTCCTCGCTGGCCTCCATCGCCATGACCACGAACCTCTCGTGGGCCGGCAAGAACGTCGTCGTCGCGGGCTACGGCTACTGCGGCAAGGGCGTCGCACAGAAGGCGTCGGGCCAGAACGCGAACGTCATCGTCACCGAAGTCGAGCCCCGCCGCGCGCTCGAGGCCCACATGGAGGGGTACGACGTGATGCCGATGGCCGAGGCGGCCGAGGTCGGCGACGTCTTCCTCACCACGACCGGTAACCGCGACGTCATCGTCGAGGAACACTTCGAGAAGATGCAGGACGGCGTCCTGCTGGCCAACGCGGGTCACTTCGACATCGAGATCGATCTCGAGGCGCTCGACGAGTTGGCGGTCGACCGCCACGAGGCCCGCGACGGCGTCGAGGCTTACGAACTCGCGGACGGTCGCAAACTCAACGTCATCGCCGAGGGCCGACTCGTCAACCTCGCCGCGCCCGTCTCGCTGGGCCACCCGGTCGAAGTGATGGACCAGTCGTTCGGTGTGCAGGCCGTCTGCGTGCGCGAAATGCTGGAGAACGCCGATCAGTACGAGGCCGGCGTCCACGACGTCCCCGACGAACTCGACAAAGAGATCGCCGAGATCAAACTCGAGGCCGAGGGCGTCGACTTCGATTCGCTGACGGATACCCAGCGCGAGTACATGGGTAGCTGGGACCACGGAACGTAG
- a CDS encoding SWIM zinc finger family protein — protein MNTTASPKTALPVPSSDHLEERSRRARTEPMSVLGLGDGLYEIESANDHTYLVDLEAGRCTCPDHVFRDARCKHIRRVAIEITHGRTPPPGRIAVACHDCGDTVFVDESESEPFYCEEHALHPGDAVVDRETGDRLTVVDVSDLRADAVGIGGTDTTVAEYATNEDYEPDVPVVGAVYPHATVAQNGVVPESLKVYVFPRTRLEKAT, from the coding sequence ATGAACACAACAGCGTCACCGAAAACAGCACTGCCAGTACCGTCGAGCGACCACCTCGAGGAGCGATCGCGCCGCGCCCGCACCGAACCGATGTCGGTGCTGGGGCTGGGCGACGGCCTCTACGAGATCGAGTCCGCCAACGACCACACCTACCTCGTCGACCTCGAGGCGGGCCGGTGTACCTGTCCGGATCACGTCTTCCGGGACGCCCGCTGCAAGCACATCCGCCGGGTCGCCATCGAGATTACGCACGGCCGCACCCCGCCGCCGGGCCGGATCGCGGTCGCGTGTCACGACTGCGGCGACACCGTCTTCGTCGACGAGTCGGAGTCCGAGCCGTTCTACTGCGAGGAGCACGCGCTCCACCCGGGCGACGCCGTCGTCGACCGCGAGACGGGCGACCGACTCACCGTCGTCGACGTCTCGGACCTCCGCGCCGACGCCGTCGGAATCGGCGGGACCGACACCACCGTCGCCGAGTACGCGACGAACGAGGACTACGAGCCCGACGTCCCCGTCGTCGGCGCCGTCTACCCCCACGCGACCGTCGCCCAGAACGGCGTCGTCCCCGAGTCGCTGAAGGTCTACGTCTTCCCCCGGACGCGACTCGAGAAAGCGACGTAA